From a single Herbiconiux sp. SALV-R1 genomic region:
- a CDS encoding SDR family oxidoreductase: MPEAEQQTPPGSEQELEQKPDHGEDSYVGSGRLAGKVALITGGDSGIGKAVAIAYAREGADVAISYLSEHEDAAETCALVEAAGRKVLSIPGDIADPAHCRSIVEQTVAEFGRIDVLVNNAAFQMDRPTIEDIPDEEWDYTWAVNVSAYFHLVKAALPHIPAGGSIIGSTSVQSDKPSPNLLPYAATKAAVASISASLAQMLAERGIRANSVAPGPIWTPLIPATMEPDKVESFGSQSPLGRPGQPAELAPVYVMLASDEASYVSGARIAVTGGTPIL, from the coding sequence ATGCCAGAAGCAGAGCAGCAGACCCCGCCCGGTTCCGAGCAGGAGCTCGAGCAGAAGCCCGACCACGGGGAGGACAGCTACGTCGGCAGCGGCAGACTCGCCGGCAAGGTCGCACTCATCACGGGCGGCGACAGCGGCATCGGCAAGGCGGTCGCGATCGCCTACGCGCGCGAAGGAGCCGACGTGGCCATCTCCTACCTCTCCGAGCACGAGGATGCGGCCGAGACCTGCGCACTCGTGGAGGCGGCGGGCCGGAAGGTCCTGAGCATCCCCGGTGACATAGCCGACCCGGCGCACTGCCGGTCGATCGTCGAGCAGACGGTGGCGGAGTTCGGGCGCATCGACGTGCTCGTCAACAACGCGGCGTTCCAGATGGATCGGCCGACGATCGAAGACATCCCCGACGAGGAATGGGACTACACGTGGGCGGTGAACGTGAGCGCCTACTTCCATCTGGTGAAGGCGGCGCTGCCGCACATCCCGGCGGGCGGATCGATCATCGGCTCGACCTCGGTGCAGTCGGACAAGCCGTCGCCGAACCTGCTCCCGTACGCCGCGACCAAGGCGGCGGTGGCGAGCATCAGCGCGTCGCTCGCGCAGATGCTGGCGGAGCGGGGCATCCGGGCGAACAGCGTGGCGCCGGGGCCGATCTGGACGCCGCTCATCCCGGCGACCATGGAGCCCGACAAGGTCGAGAGCTTCGGCTCGCAGTCGCCGCTCGGCCGCCCGGGCCAGCCCGCCGAGCTCGCGCCCGTCTACGTCATGCTCGCCTCCGACGAGGCCAGCTACGTCTCGGGCGCCCGCATCGCCGTCACCGGCGGCACGCCCATCCTCTGA
- a CDS encoding APC family permease: MTSQTDARAGETKLKRRITGPLLFLFILGDVLGAGIYALMGVLAGEVGGALWAPLLLALLLALLTAGSYAELVTKYPKAGGAAVFAQRAFKPPIISFLVGFCMLAAGVVSAAGLALAFTGEYLQTFLPVPPIPAAMVFLVLVAALNARGISESVKSNVVMTVIEVSGLVIVVVAVAAMLGGGGGDVSRVTEFPADSSPALAVLGGAIIAYYSFVGFETSANVAEEVRDPSRVYPRALLGALVTAGAVYVLVGLASAIALPAEDLTESSGPLLAVVAATGFPVPDWLFSLIALVAVANGALLTMIMTSRVTYGMAEQGLLPPVLSRVLPKRRTPWVAIVATTVIAMLLTLVGDLETLASAVVLLLLFVFISTNVAVLVLRRQRVEHEHFRVWTWVPVLGVLSCILLLTQQEPLVWAFGGAFVVLGVVLYLVRRATSSKTDAPTRGSSTR, translated from the coding sequence GTGACATCCCAGACGGATGCGCGGGCCGGCGAGACGAAGCTCAAGCGTCGCATCACCGGTCCGCTCCTGTTCCTGTTCATCCTCGGCGACGTGCTCGGCGCCGGCATCTACGCGCTGATGGGGGTGCTGGCCGGAGAGGTCGGCGGGGCGCTGTGGGCTCCGCTGCTGCTGGCCCTGCTCCTGGCGCTCCTCACCGCCGGGTCGTACGCCGAGCTCGTCACGAAGTACCCCAAGGCGGGCGGAGCGGCCGTGTTCGCGCAGCGGGCCTTCAAGCCGCCGATCATCTCGTTCCTCGTCGGCTTCTGCATGCTCGCCGCCGGGGTGGTGAGCGCCGCAGGGCTCGCCCTGGCCTTCACCGGGGAGTACCTGCAGACCTTCCTGCCGGTTCCGCCGATCCCGGCGGCCATGGTCTTCCTCGTGCTGGTCGCCGCGCTCAACGCCCGCGGCATCAGCGAGTCGGTCAAGAGCAACGTGGTGATGACCGTCATCGAGGTCTCCGGCCTCGTGATCGTCGTCGTCGCCGTGGCGGCCATGCTGGGCGGCGGCGGGGGCGACGTCTCACGGGTGACCGAGTTCCCCGCCGATTCGTCCCCCGCCCTGGCGGTGCTCGGCGGAGCGATCATCGCCTACTACTCCTTCGTGGGCTTCGAGACCTCGGCCAACGTCGCCGAGGAGGTGCGCGACCCCTCGCGGGTGTACCCGCGCGCCCTGCTGGGGGCGCTCGTCACGGCGGGTGCGGTGTATGTGCTGGTGGGTCTCGCATCCGCCATCGCCCTGCCCGCCGAGGACCTCACCGAGTCCTCGGGGCCGTTGCTCGCGGTGGTCGCGGCCACCGGATTCCCGGTGCCCGACTGGCTGTTCAGCCTCATCGCGCTCGTGGCGGTGGCGAACGGCGCGCTGCTCACCATGATCATGACGAGCCGCGTGACCTACGGCATGGCGGAGCAGGGACTGCTGCCGCCGGTGCTGTCGAGGGTGCTGCCGAAGCGGCGCACACCGTGGGTGGCCATCGTCGCCACCACCGTCATCGCGATGCTGCTCACGCTCGTCGGCGATCTCGAGACCCTCGCCTCGGCGGTCGTGCTGCTGCTGCTGTTCGTGTTCATCAGCACGAACGTGGCGGTGCTCGTGCTGCGCAGGCAGCGGGTCGAGCACGAGCACTTCAGGGTGTGGACCTGGGTTCCCGTGCTCGGCGTACTCTCGTGCATCCTGCTGCTCACCCAGCAGGAGCCGCTCGTCTGGGCGTTCGGCGGCGCCTTCGTCGTGCTGGGCGTGGTGCTCTACCTCGTGCGCCGCGCCACCTCGTCGAAGACGGATGCGCCCACCCGGGGTTCGTCGACGCGTTAG
- a CDS encoding helix-turn-helix transcriptional regulator yields the protein MADVFKALADETRRALLDELLLHDEQTLFELCSRLAMSHGISPSRQAVSQHLEVLESAGLVHRERRGKYTFHTIDTAPLAQIAERWPVRESREKQS from the coding sequence GTGGCCGACGTGTTCAAGGCTCTCGCCGACGAAACTCGGCGCGCGCTGCTCGACGAACTGCTGCTCCACGACGAGCAGACGCTGTTCGAGCTGTGCTCCCGGCTGGCCATGAGCCACGGCATCTCACCCAGCCGCCAGGCCGTCTCGCAGCACCTCGAGGTGCTCGAGTCCGCGGGGCTGGTGCACCGGGAGCGCCGGGGCAAGTACACCTTCCACACCATCGACACCGCACCGCTCGCGCAGATCGCCGAGCGCTGGCCGGTGCGAGAGAGCAGAGAGAAGCAGTCATGA
- a CDS encoding VOC family protein, producing MKLQTVSVFVDDQQRAVEFYTERLGFAVAADVPLGEHRWLTVVDPELPGGTQLSLEPKGHPAVGPFTEALAADGIPFLQLGVDDVQAEYERLVGLGVTFTQPPTAMGPVIVAVLDDGCGNLLQLAQFVS from the coding sequence ATGAAACTCCAGACCGTGAGCGTCTTCGTCGACGACCAGCAGCGCGCCGTCGAGTTCTACACCGAGCGTCTCGGCTTCGCGGTGGCGGCCGACGTGCCCCTGGGGGAGCACCGCTGGCTCACCGTCGTCGACCCCGAGCTGCCGGGCGGCACCCAGCTCTCGCTCGAGCCGAAGGGGCACCCCGCGGTCGGCCCGTTCACCGAGGCGCTGGCGGCCGACGGCATCCCCTTCCTGCAGCTCGGCGTCGACGACGTGCAGGCCGAGTACGAGCGCCTGGTGGGCCTCGGAGTCACCTTCACCCAGCCGCCCACGGCCATGGGCCCGGTCATCGTCGCGGTGCTCGACGACGGCTGCGGCAACCTGCTCCAGCTCGCCCAGTTCGTGAGTTGA
- a CDS encoding cell wall-binding repeat-containing protein — MNGAVRAPSPSIRSIGRVLASTAVTALLVGGGLVTALPAAAAVTAPVPSGVYLSSPWVEPGGRVPLAFVGDGTCPTPGDAAFVSETGTTPLERSGFGEGYWVYHDYAFVDRDQNPLPIGQDGPVSGTLTVDCGETTVALPLTVSPTPPPTIYHSPTAWTWYTPGSAALGSEVVVNALGFAPGETVTVSLVNATRYRGDGDVSAVAAAPVAVTADGEGAITAEVALPDGWATTDVVDLVAAGAESGYLLVSGEGEPINGIAALELDTDGLAVPGGSLAVSASGFEAGETVTVALHSASAPARALGTLTADAGGTVSGRVAVPADAALGSSRVWAGASSVGYLLLTTELIVGESERIAAPDRYSSAVDIARAAFPGTADVVYVATGASYPDALGAGAAAAEAGGPLLLTAPNELPAAVKQAITELSPERIVVVGGPNSVSESVLKQLRTLAPSVERRSGADRYASSRAIVETAFDSASTAFIATGATFPDALSATSAAASEGAPVLLIPGTASAVDAETLALLDRLGVTRVAITGGPNSVSAAIESQLKAEYGASKVSRLGGADRYAASATVNLAAFDSASEAFLATGVNFPDALAGGVLAATKSAPLLVVPGDCVPSTTIDALHGWGVTKVTLLGGPASLSPAVETLHRCP, encoded by the coding sequence GTGAACGGCGCCGTTCGAGCCCCCTCACCGAGCATCCGTTCGATCGGGAGGGTGCTCGCGTCGACAGCGGTCACCGCGCTCCTCGTCGGCGGCGGTCTCGTGACGGCGCTTCCGGCTGCGGCAGCGGTCACGGCGCCGGTGCCGTCGGGGGTGTACCTCTCGTCGCCGTGGGTGGAGCCGGGCGGCCGGGTGCCGCTGGCCTTCGTGGGCGACGGCACGTGCCCGACGCCGGGCGATGCCGCCTTCGTGAGCGAGACCGGAACCACCCCGCTCGAGCGGAGCGGTTTCGGTGAGGGGTACTGGGTGTATCACGACTACGCCTTCGTCGACCGCGACCAGAACCCGCTGCCGATCGGTCAGGACGGCCCGGTCAGCGGCACTCTCACCGTCGACTGCGGGGAGACCACGGTCGCCCTCCCCCTCACGGTGAGCCCGACCCCACCCCCGACGATCTACCACAGCCCCACCGCGTGGACCTGGTACACCCCGGGCAGTGCCGCCCTCGGCAGCGAGGTGGTGGTGAACGCGCTCGGATTCGCACCGGGTGAGACGGTCACGGTGAGCCTCGTGAATGCGACCCGTTATCGCGGCGACGGCGACGTCTCCGCCGTGGCTGCGGCACCGGTGGCCGTCACCGCCGACGGCGAGGGCGCCATCACCGCCGAGGTCGCGCTCCCCGACGGCTGGGCGACCACCGACGTGGTCGACCTCGTCGCCGCCGGGGCGGAGAGCGGCTACCTGCTCGTCTCGGGCGAGGGCGAGCCGATCAACGGCATCGCAGCGCTCGAGCTCGACACCGACGGTCTCGCGGTGCCGGGAGGCTCGCTCGCCGTCTCGGCGTCAGGCTTCGAGGCGGGTGAGACGGTCACCGTGGCCCTGCACTCGGCGTCGGCTCCGGCTCGCGCACTCGGCACCCTCACCGCCGATGCGGGTGGCACCGTGTCGGGCCGGGTCGCCGTTCCGGCCGACGCCGCGCTCGGCAGCTCCCGGGTGTGGGCCGGCGCGTCGAGCGTCGGCTACCTGCTGCTCACGACCGAGCTCATCGTCGGCGAATCCGAGCGCATCGCCGCGCCCGACCGCTACTCGAGCGCCGTCGACATCGCCCGCGCCGCCTTCCCCGGCACCGCCGACGTCGTCTACGTCGCCACCGGGGCGAGCTATCCGGATGCTCTCGGGGCCGGCGCGGCGGCTGCCGAAGCCGGCGGTCCGCTGCTGCTCACCGCACCGAACGAGCTCCCGGCTGCGGTGAAGCAGGCGATCACCGAGCTGTCGCCCGAGCGCATCGTCGTGGTGGGTGGCCCGAACTCGGTCTCGGAGAGCGTCCTGAAGCAGCTTCGCACGCTCGCGCCGAGCGTGGAGCGACGAAGCGGAGCCGACCGCTACGCCTCCTCGCGAGCGATCGTCGAGACCGCCTTCGACTCCGCGAGCACCGCGTTCATTGCCACGGGCGCGACCTTCCCCGACGCGCTCAGCGCGACGAGTGCCGCGGCGAGCGAGGGCGCACCGGTGCTGCTCATCCCGGGCACCGCATCCGCCGTCGACGCCGAGACGCTGGCGCTGCTCGATCGGCTCGGGGTCACCCGGGTCGCTATCACCGGGGGGCCGAACTCGGTCTCGGCGGCGATCGAGTCGCAGCTGAAGGCCGAGTACGGCGCGTCGAAGGTGAGCCGCCTCGGCGGCGCCGACCGCTACGCCGCCTCGGCCACGGTCAACCTCGCGGCGTTCGACTCCGCGAGCGAGGCGTTCCTCGCCACGGGCGTGAACTTCCCCGACGCCCTCGCGGGGGGTGTGCTCGCGGCGACGAAGTCGGCGCCGCTCCTCGTCGTGCCCGGCGACTGCGTTCCGTCGACGACGATCGACGCGCTGCACGGGTGGGGCGTCACGAAGGTCACGCTGCTCGGCGGACCGGCGAGCCTCTCCCCGGCCGTGGAGACGCTCCACCGCTGCCCCTGA
- a CDS encoding helix-turn-helix domain-containing protein, protein MPAELKRRAAVFAALAEPNRLRIVDLLTLGDLSSSEIELLLKLRSNLVAHHLKVLEKAAIVTRIRSEFDRRRSYITLHDEVFDTLMPSDIDAPGRVVFVCTANSARSQLAEAIWRDTSPIPAVSAGVLPSDSVNPGAVAVAARHGVRIDEGKRPQHVDEVLDPHDFVVTVCDSAHEQLVGRDDLHWSIPDPATAGTPEAFDSAFATIARRVRGLSARIRPLSERGAVPTG, encoded by the coding sequence ATGCCCGCGGAGTTGAAGAGACGTGCCGCGGTGTTCGCCGCCCTCGCGGAGCCGAACCGCCTGCGCATCGTCGACCTGCTCACCCTCGGCGACCTGTCGTCGTCGGAGATCGAGCTCCTCCTGAAGCTACGCTCGAACCTCGTCGCCCACCACCTCAAGGTGCTGGAGAAGGCGGCTATCGTCACGCGCATCCGCTCGGAGTTCGATCGGCGCCGCAGTTACATCACGCTGCACGACGAGGTCTTCGACACCCTCATGCCGAGCGATATCGATGCGCCCGGCCGAGTCGTGTTCGTGTGCACCGCGAACTCCGCGCGCTCGCAGCTGGCCGAGGCCATCTGGCGCGACACCAGCCCCATCCCGGCGGTCTCGGCGGGAGTTCTTCCTAGCGACTCGGTGAACCCGGGGGCGGTGGCCGTCGCCGCGCGTCACGGTGTGCGCATCGACGAGGGCAAGCGGCCGCAGCACGTCGACGAGGTGCTCGACCCCCACGACTTCGTGGTGACCGTGTGCGACAGCGCCCACGAGCAGCTGGTGGGTCGCGACGACCTGCACTGGTCGATCCCCGACCCCGCCACCGCCGGCACCCCGGAGGCGTTCGACAGCGCCTTCGCGACGATCGCCCGCCGCGTGCGCGGTCTGTCGGCACGCATCCGCCCCCTGTCGGAGCGCGGCGCCGTCCCGACCGGCTGA
- a CDS encoding DUF6458 family protein: MGIGTGIALFVIGAILAFAVNVDLGGVVNLALIGYILMAAGVVVFLISLVMVFRRRQSVATTRSAVDPASGEQVTRSTRESDGPLV, from the coding sequence ATGGGTATCGGAACCGGAATCGCTCTCTTCGTGATCGGCGCCATCCTGGCGTTCGCGGTCAATGTCGATCTGGGCGGCGTCGTCAATCTCGCCCTCATCGGGTACATCCTGATGGCCGCCGGCGTCGTCGTCTTCCTCATCAGCCTCGTGATGGTGTTCCGCCGCCGCCAGTCGGTGGCCACCACGCGTTCGGCGGTCGACCCCGCGAGCGGCGAGCAGGTGACCCGCAGCACCCGCGAGTCCGACGGCCCCTTGGTCTGA
- a CDS encoding serine/threonine-protein kinase, with amino-acid sequence MSIALPESSPTTGELLDGRYLLDSRIGSGGMGVVYRARDETLGRTVAVKVFRESAVEDARTTTEMRFLASLNHAALVTLYDAQMAGDRPHYLVMECVEGPTLRQRLERGALGRKEAATMARDLAEALHVVHQSGIVHRDIKPSNVLLRPSHLPGEEYRAKLADFGIALLVDATRLTAPGTLIGTAAYLSPEQVRGAAATPASDVYSLGLVLLEALTGERAFPQTATHETALARLSRDPVVPGSLGYGWKSLLSAMTAREPSARPSALDVVVAAGELMSGVESDPTATGAIDLDATMVLADPTAHQPIARVEPVAAVPAPEPTAVPSTHVSETAPKGRKRWVTMTLAASALVFLAVVGVSLAALGASSAPSAPAQVEGTEPAQQPDAVVPVDDVQPADTEPVVEDAPADDTPAEVVVPEDTQPVVDAPVDSGDTGPGAGDGGANENKGPGNNNGNGNGGGNGNGNSGPGNNNGNGNGNGKK; translated from the coding sequence GTGTCGATCGCTCTTCCCGAGAGCTCCCCGACCACCGGCGAGCTGCTCGACGGCCGCTACCTCCTCGACTCGCGCATCGGGTCGGGAGGGATGGGCGTGGTGTATCGCGCCCGCGACGAGACGCTCGGCCGCACCGTCGCCGTGAAGGTCTTCCGCGAGTCGGCGGTCGAAGACGCGCGCACCACCACCGAGATGCGCTTCCTCGCCTCGCTCAACCACGCGGCGCTCGTGACGCTGTACGACGCGCAGATGGCGGGTGACCGACCGCACTACCTCGTGATGGAGTGCGTCGAGGGCCCGACGCTGCGCCAGCGTCTCGAGCGCGGTGCGCTCGGCCGCAAGGAGGCCGCCACCATGGCGCGCGACCTGGCCGAGGCCCTGCACGTCGTGCACCAGTCCGGCATCGTGCATCGCGACATCAAGCCGTCGAACGTGCTGCTGCGGCCCTCCCACCTGCCGGGGGAGGAGTACCGGGCGAAGCTCGCCGACTTCGGCATCGCCCTGCTCGTCGACGCCACGCGGCTCACCGCCCCCGGCACCCTCATCGGTACCGCGGCGTACCTCAGCCCCGAGCAGGTGCGCGGGGCTGCGGCGACCCCCGCATCCGACGTGTACTCGCTCGGGCTGGTGCTGCTCGAAGCGCTGACCGGAGAGCGCGCCTTCCCGCAGACGGCGACCCACGAGACCGCCCTGGCGCGGCTGAGCCGGGACCCGGTGGTTCCCGGGTCGCTCGGCTACGGGTGGAAGTCGCTGCTGTCGGCGATGACGGCGCGCGAGCCCTCTGCACGCCCGTCGGCGCTCGACGTGGTGGTCGCTGCGGGCGAACTCATGAGCGGGGTGGAGAGCGACCCGACCGCGACCGGGGCGATCGACCTCGACGCGACGATGGTGCTCGCCGATCCGACGGCGCACCAGCCGATCGCGCGCGTCGAACCGGTCGCGGCGGTGCCTGCGCCGGAACCCACGGCGGTGCCGTCGACCCACGTGTCGGAGACTGCGCCCAAGGGTCGCAAGCGCTGGGTGACGATGACCCTCGCCGCCTCGGCGCTGGTGTTCCTGGCGGTGGTGGGCGTCTCGCTCGCGGCTCTGGGGGCGTCGTCGGCGCCCTCGGCCCCCGCACAGGTGGAGGGGACCGAGCCCGCACAGCAGCCGGACGCGGTCGTGCCCGTCGATGACGTGCAGCCGGCCGACACGGAACCCGTCGTCGAAGACGCCCCTGCCGACGACACCCCCGCCGAGGTCGTCGTGCCCGAAGACACCCAGCCGGTGGTCGACGCGCCCGTCGACTCCGGAGACACCGGGCCTGGTGCCGGCGATGGCGGCGCGAACGAGAACAAGGGCCCGGGCAACAACAACGGCAACGGGAACGGTGGCGGCAACGGGAACGGCAACAGCGGCCCCGGCAACAACAACGGCAACGGCAACGGCAACGGCAAGAAATAG
- a CDS encoding SRPBCC family protein, producing the protein MARAQHSETIHAPIAAVYQQWLDVEAFPRFVLAVREVSVTAELYSHWTLSLAGIEREFDIEIVEQAPERRVSWRSITGEPAHTAGADFTEDADDRTTVTVTLEWTPDGPAERSAALLKADTHALRTALRGFKRYVEQHGGPSGHSHVVVQPLDADPSAN; encoded by the coding sequence ATGGCACGCGCACAGCACTCCGAGACGATCCACGCGCCGATCGCCGCCGTCTACCAGCAATGGCTCGACGTCGAGGCGTTCCCGCGGTTCGTGCTGGCAGTGCGTGAGGTCTCCGTCACGGCGGAGCTCTACAGCCACTGGACCCTCTCGCTCGCAGGTATCGAGCGCGAGTTCGACATCGAGATCGTCGAACAGGCGCCCGAACGACGCGTCTCCTGGCGCAGCATCACGGGCGAACCCGCCCATACCGCCGGCGCCGACTTCACCGAAGACGCCGACGACCGCACCACCGTCACCGTCACCCTCGAGTGGACCCCCGACGGCCCGGCCGAACGCAGCGCCGCGCTGCTGAAGGCCGACACCCACGCCCTGCGCACGGCCCTCCGCGGCTTCAAGCGCTACGTCGAGCAGCACGGCGGCCCCTCCGGCCACTCCCACGTCGTCGTGCAGCCCCTGGACGCCGACCCCTCGGCGAACTGA
- a CDS encoding D-alanyl-D-alanine carboxypeptidase family protein — MFPLHPRSSSRPARRTALAAVALGVAVLLASCSGTVTAGPGPASAPLVEAQPGQGVADGELGADDGVVPFGESVSLGDDVAAMTGLAPELRDALERAEAAALADRGLQFTFVDGWRSLRYQQELFRLAVQKYGSESEAARWVKRGDDSKHVTGEAVDLETADAMDWLNRFGGEFGLCQVYTNEPWHFELIADAAGECPMQLTDGSAG; from the coding sequence ATGTTCCCGCTCCATCCCCGTTCTTCCAGCCGACCCGCCCGGCGCACCGCGCTTGCGGCGGTCGCCCTCGGTGTCGCGGTGCTGCTGGCCTCCTGTAGTGGCACGGTGACCGCGGGGCCGGGGCCCGCATCCGCTCCCCTGGTCGAGGCGCAGCCGGGGCAGGGCGTCGCCGACGGCGAGCTCGGGGCCGACGACGGGGTGGTGCCGTTCGGCGAGTCGGTGTCGCTCGGCGACGACGTCGCGGCCATGACCGGGCTGGCGCCCGAACTGCGCGACGCGCTCGAGCGTGCCGAGGCCGCCGCCCTGGCCGACCGCGGGCTGCAGTTCACCTTCGTCGACGGCTGGCGGAGTCTCCGTTACCAGCAGGAACTGTTCCGCCTCGCCGTGCAGAAGTACGGCAGCGAGTCTGAGGCCGCACGCTGGGTGAAGCGCGGCGACGACTCGAAGCACGTGACGGGCGAGGCGGTCGATCTCGAGACCGCCGACGCGATGGACTGGCTCAACCGCTTCGGCGGCGAGTTCGGCCTCTGCCAGGTGTATACGAACGAGCCCTGGCACTTCGAGCTGATCGCAGACGCGGCGGGCGAGTGTCCGATGCAGCTGACGGACGGCAGCGCGGGCTGA
- a CDS encoding response regulator transcription factor produces the protein MRVIVDAQDGLEVVGTAGDGFEAVERVTALEPDVVLMDIRMPELDGVEATRRIFLPEATAARSTPVRVLVLTTFDLDDRAATAIRHGASGFLVKDATPAMLIDAIRTVHAGNAVLAPQALSTLLVSGFRESAPPPPEFDTLTDKEREVFDAVARGASNSEVAARLYTSESTVKTHVGAVLRKLGLRDRVQLVVFAHRHELV, from the coding sequence ATGCGCGTCATCGTCGACGCACAGGACGGCCTCGAGGTGGTCGGCACCGCCGGCGACGGGTTCGAGGCGGTCGAGCGCGTTACCGCGCTCGAGCCCGACGTGGTGCTGATGGACATCCGGATGCCCGAACTCGACGGCGTGGAGGCGACGCGTCGCATCTTCCTCCCCGAGGCCACGGCGGCACGCTCGACGCCGGTGCGGGTTCTCGTGCTCACCACCTTCGATCTCGACGACCGCGCAGCGACCGCGATCCGGCACGGGGCGAGCGGCTTCCTGGTGAAGGATGCGACCCCTGCGATGCTGATCGACGCCATCCGCACCGTGCACGCCGGCAATGCGGTGCTGGCCCCTCAGGCGCTGTCGACGCTGCTGGTGAGCGGGTTCCGGGAGTCGGCTCCCCCACCGCCCGAGTTCGACACGCTCACCGACAAGGAGCGGGAGGTGTTCGACGCGGTCGCCCGCGGCGCGTCGAACAGCGAGGTGGCGGCGCGCCTGTACACCAGCGAGTCGACGGTGAAGACGCACGTGGGAGCGGTGCTGCGCAAGCTCGGACTGCGCGACCGGGTGCAGCTCGTGGTGTTCGCGCACCGGCACGAGCTGGTCTAG
- a CDS encoding sensor histidine kinase has translation MRVQPSHLARAPELLVAVGVLVVGGIEAVSTNLSGYGSGPALVQAVAVLGTATAVAAMRRAPWLSFGVLWALLILQAATTTDVLLVQIAVVGVAFGIARWGSTVLLWVSGISIPIAAVISFLYINSLAYTLWQTRIARNLIVPLVDAGIAWPVFVLPLILSVLALPWLAGLVTRYWGAARRSQRSQAEAESAAARAAVERERMAEIATLRENQARLARDVHDVVGHSLTVILAQAESAQFLDDSKPEALKATMATIARSARSSLQEVRAVLSSPDGTTGHPTDLDALISSTRESGLSIVVADTGVVRPLPPELATVAFRVLQEMLTNALKHGRRDSVVAVHREWGDLLRLTVTNQPGDAPAPGDAGHPGGEGLPGMRRRVESVGGSLLVSTGVDGSFVVTAVLPLRAGAPYPAVRV, from the coding sequence ATGAGAGTGCAGCCGAGCCACCTCGCCCGGGCTCCCGAACTGCTCGTGGCGGTCGGGGTGCTCGTCGTCGGCGGCATCGAGGCGGTGTCGACGAACCTCTCGGGCTACGGCTCGGGACCCGCGCTTGTGCAGGCGGTGGCGGTGCTGGGAACCGCGACGGCCGTCGCGGCGATGCGCCGCGCCCCGTGGCTGTCGTTCGGCGTGCTCTGGGCCCTGCTCATCCTGCAGGCGGCGACCACGACCGACGTGCTGCTGGTGCAGATCGCCGTGGTCGGCGTGGCCTTCGGCATCGCCCGCTGGGGGTCGACGGTGCTGCTCTGGGTGTCGGGCATCTCCATCCCGATCGCCGCCGTCATCTCGTTCCTCTACATCAACTCCCTCGCCTACACGCTCTGGCAGACGCGCATCGCCCGCAACCTCATCGTGCCGCTCGTCGATGCGGGCATCGCCTGGCCGGTGTTCGTGCTGCCGCTCATCCTGAGCGTGCTCGCGCTGCCCTGGCTCGCGGGCCTGGTCACGCGCTACTGGGGTGCCGCCCGTCGCTCGCAGCGGTCGCAGGCCGAGGCGGAGAGCGCCGCGGCGCGGGCCGCGGTCGAGCGCGAGCGCATGGCCGAGATCGCGACCCTGCGCGAGAACCAGGCGCGGCTCGCCCGAGACGTGCACGACGTGGTGGGGCACTCGCTCACCGTCATCCTCGCCCAGGCCGAGTCGGCGCAGTTCCTCGACGACTCGAAGCCGGAGGCGCTGAAGGCCACGATGGCCACGATCGCGCGGTCGGCGCGATCCTCCCTTCAGGAGGTGCGCGCCGTGCTCTCCTCGCCCGACGGCACGACGGGCCATCCGACCGATCTCGACGCGCTCATCTCGTCCACCCGCGAGAGCGGGCTGTCGATCGTGGTGGCCGACACGGGGGTGGTGCGCCCGCTCCCGCCTGAGCTCGCGACCGTCGCGTTCCGGGTGCTGCAGGAGATGCTCACCAACGCGCTGAAGCACGGGCGCCGCGACTCCGTGGTGGCGGTGCACCGCGAGTGGGGCGACCTGCTGCGGCTCACGGTCACCAACCAGCCAGGCGACGCGCCGGCACCCGGCGACGCCGGCCACCCGGGAGGCGAGGGCCTGCCCGGCATGCGCCGCAGGGTCGAGTCGGTCGGTGGGTCGCTGCTGGTGTCGACCGGGGTCGACGGGTCGTTCGTCGTCACCGCCGTGCTGCCGCTGCGCGCGGGCGCCCCCTATCCGGCGGTGCGGGTGTGA